AGCGCGGACTGCATGGCGTCCACGAGCGCGCCGTCGAAGGTGGTCTCGACGGCCTTGTCGGAGTGCACGTCCTCGCGCCTGACCTTGGGGCCGAGGATCTTGTCGAGGTCGGCGAGGAACTCCTCCTCGAAGCCGGGCAGGAAGCGCCCGTCGACGTGCGCGGTGGCCTCGCCCGGGATGACGTTGACCTTGTAGCCGGCGCCGAGCTGGGTGGGATTGGCCGTGTTGCTGAGGGTCGCGCCGATGAGCTTGGCGATGCCGCCGAGCCGGGCGAGCGTGCCCTCCATGTCCTCCGGGTCCAGCTCGGTGCCGAGCGCGTCGCCGAGTTCGTCGAGGAAGGCCCGGGTGGTCTTGGTGACCCGCACCGGGAACTTGTGGCGCCCGAGCCGCGCGACGGCCTCGGACAGTTCGGTGATGGCGTTGTCCCGGTGGATCATCGACCCGTGCCCGGCGGTGCCGGCCACCGTCAGCTTCATCCAGTGCATGCCCTTCTCGGCCGTCTGGATCAGGTAGAGCCTGCGCTGCTCGTTGACCGTGAAGGAGAAGCCGCCCACCTCGCTGATCGCCTCGGTCACACCCTCGAAGAGGTCGGGATGGTTGTCGACGAGGTGCCGGGCGCCGAACGTGCCGCCCGCCTCCTCGTCGGCGAGGAACGCGAGGACGATGTCCCGGGGCGGCCTGCGTCCGCTGCGCAGCCGGTCGCGGACG
This is a stretch of genomic DNA from Streptomyces sp. NBC_00285. It encodes these proteins:
- a CDS encoding M20/M25/M40 family metallo-hydrolase: MSETDTGRSVAGEDEVVDLCRELIRFDTSNYGDHSGPGERKAAEWVAEKLAEVGLDPQIYESHPGRASTVARIAGEDPSRPALLIHGHLDVVPANAQDWTHDPFSGEVADGCVWGRGAVDMKDMDAMTLAVVRDRLRSGRRPPRDIVLAFLADEEAGGTFGARHLVDNHPDLFEGVTEAISEVGGFSFTVNEQRRLYLIQTAEKGMHWMKLTVAGTAGHGSMIHRDNAITELSEAVARLGRHKFPVRVTKTTRAFLDELGDALGTELDPEDMEGTLARLGGIAKLIGATLSNTANPTQLGAGYKVNVIPGEATAHVDGRFLPGFEEEFLADLDKILGPKVRREDVHSDKAVETTFDGALVDAMQSALVAEDPAAKAVPYMLSGGTDAKSFDELGIRGFGFAPLKLPPELDFAGMFHGVDERVPVDGLKFGVRVLDRFIDAS